One part of the Flavobacterium johnsoniae UW101 genome encodes these proteins:
- a CDS encoding type II toxin-antitoxin system RelE/ParE family toxin: MKVSFTEDFMLQLKEQIKYIAKDKPIAARKFKKDLLKNIKKDLVNPFYFKKSIYFDEEKYRDYVFKGYTAIIRIESELEIVYIIGFLKHNKLF; encoded by the coding sequence ATGAAAGTTAGCTTTACTGAGGATTTTATGTTGCAACTAAAAGAACAAATAAAATATATAGCTAAAGATAAACCAATTGCTGCGAGAAAATTTAAAAAAGATTTGCTTAAGAATATTAAAAAAGATTTGGTAAACCCTTTTTACTTTAAAAAATCCATTTATTTTGATGAGGAAAAGTATCGAGACTATGTTTTTAAAGGTTACACTGCAATTATTAGAATTGAATCGGAATTAGAAATTGTTTATATTATTGGTTTTTTAAAACACAATAAATTATTTTAA